From the Solanum stenotomum isolate F172 chromosome 4, ASM1918654v1, whole genome shotgun sequence genome, one window contains:
- the LOC125862420 gene encoding calcium-dependent protein kinase 2-like isoform X1, giving the protein MGVCLSKSKPAESKSDGHYRSSGSDGGGVGGKGHNHGTHQSQIQYTKSPGPETQLPLRPQASAKPVFKQETILGKAFEDIKAHYTLGKELGRGQFGVTFLCTEIATGHQYACKSISKKKLVTKSDKADMRREIQIMQHLSGQPNIVAFKGAYEDKNSVCLVMELCAGGELFDRIIAKGHYTERAAASMCRAIVNVVHVCHFMGVMHRDLKPENFLLSDKSENAALKATDFGLSMFIEEGKVYKDIVGSAYYVAPEVLRKSYGKEIDVWSAGVMLYILLSGVPPFWAETERGIFDAILKEDIDFESQPWPSITSSAKDLVRKMLNKDPKQRISAAQVLEHPWLKVGGVASDKPLDNAVLSRMKQFRAMNKLKRLALKVIAENLSADEIQGLKSMFHNIDTDNSGTITYEELKSGLARLGSKLTEAEVKQLMEAADVDGNGSIDYIEFITATMHKHRLERDENLYKAFQYFDKDGSGFITRDELETSMEEHGIGDPASIREIISEVDADNDGRINYEEFCTMMRSGAKQPGKLF; this is encoded by the exons ATGGGTGTTTGTTTGAGCAAAAGTAAACCAGCAGAGTCTAAGTCTGATGGGCATTATAGATCAAGTGGGAGTGATGGGGGTGGAGTTGGGGGTAAAGGGCATAATCATGGAACCCATCAATCTCAAATTCAGTATACTAAATCTCCAGGCCCAGAAACTCAATTACCCTTGAGGCCTCAAGCAAGTGCTAAACCAGTTTTCAAGCAAGAAACCATTTTGGGTAAGGCATTTGAGGATATTAAGGCACACTATACACTAGGTAAAGAATTGGGTAGAGGTCAATTTGGGGTTACATTTCTTTGTACTGAAATAGCAACTGGTCATCAATATGCTTGTAAGTCAATATCAAAGAAGAAACTTGTTACTAAATCTGATAAAGCTGATATGAGAAGAGAGATTCAGATTATGCAGCATTTAAGTGGACAGCCAAATATTGTTGCATTTAAAGGTGCTTATGAGGATAAGAATTCAGTGTGTCTTGTTATGGAGTTGTGTGCTGGTGGAGAGTTATTTGATAGGATCATAGCTAAGGGGCATTATACTGAAAGAGCTGCTGCATCAATGTGTAGAGCTATTGTTAATGTTGTACATGTTTGCCATTTTATGGGTGTTATGCATCGTGATCTTAAGCCTGAGAACTTTCTCTTGTCAGACAAGAGTGAAAATGCTGCTTTGAAGGCAACAGATTTTGGGCTGTCCATGTTCATTGAAGAAG GTAAGGTGTACAAGGATATAGTTGGGAGTGCTTACTATGTTGCCCCTGAAGTCTTACGGAAGAGTTATGGCAAGGAAATAGATGTTTGGAGTGCAGGTGTTATGTTGTATATACTACTCAGTGGTGTGCCTCCCTTTTGGGCAG AAACCGAGAGAGGTATATTTGATGCCATATTAAAAGAAGACATTGACTTTGAAAGTCAACCTTGGCCCTCTATCACAAGTAGTGCCAAGGACCTGGTCCGAAAGATGCTCAATAAAGACCCAAAGCAACGTATTTCTGCTGCTCAAGTTCTTG AGCATCCTTGGCTCAAGGTAGGTGGAGTAGCATCAGATAAACCATTAGATAATGCTGTCCTCTCAAGAATGAAGCAATTCAGAGCTATGAACAAACTCAAGAGACTTGCTTTAAAG GTCATTGCTGAGAATCTCTCAGCAGATGAAATTCAGGGGCTCAAATCAATGTTCCATAACATTGACACCGATAATAGTGGAACGATCACGTATGAAGAATTGAAGAGCGGATTGGCCAGACTTGGATCAAAGCTCACAGAGGCGGAAGTAAAGCAATTGATGGAAGCT GCTGATGTGGATGGAAATGGCTCGATCGACTATATTGAGTTCATCACTGCTACCATGCATAAACATAGActtgaaagagatgaaaatctATACAAAGCATTTCAGTATTTCGATAAAGATGGTAGCGG GTTCATCACAAGAGATGAACTCGAAACATCTATGGAAGAGCATGGAATAGGCGATCCAGCTAGTATAAGGGAGATAATATCTGAAGTAGACGCTGATAAT GATGGAAGAATCAACTATGAGGAATTTTGTACAATGATGAGAAGTGGAGCTAAACAACCAGGCAAGCTCTTCTAA
- the LOC125862420 gene encoding calcium-dependent protein kinase 2-like isoform X2, with protein sequence MGVCLSKSKPAESKSDGHYRSSGSDGGGVGGKGHNHGTHQSQIQYTKSPGPETQLPLRPQASAKPVFKQETILGKAFEDIKAHYTLGKELGRGQFGVTFLCTEIATGHQYACKSISKKKLVTKSDKADMRREIQIMQHLSGQPNIVAFKGAYEDKNSVCLVMELCAGGELFDRIIAKGHYTERAAASMCRAIVNVVHVCHFMGVMHRDLKPENFLLSDKSENAALKATDFGLSMFIEEGKVYKDIVGSAYYVAPEVLRKSYGKEIDVWSAGVMLYILLSGVPPFWAETERGIFDAILKEDIDFESQPWPSITSSAKDLVRKMLNKDPKQRISAAQVLGGVASDKPLDNAVLSRMKQFRAMNKLKRLALKVIAENLSADEIQGLKSMFHNIDTDNSGTITYEELKSGLARLGSKLTEAEVKQLMEAADVDGNGSIDYIEFITATMHKHRLERDENLYKAFQYFDKDGSGFITRDELETSMEEHGIGDPASIREIISEVDADNDGRINYEEFCTMMRSGAKQPGKLF encoded by the exons ATGGGTGTTTGTTTGAGCAAAAGTAAACCAGCAGAGTCTAAGTCTGATGGGCATTATAGATCAAGTGGGAGTGATGGGGGTGGAGTTGGGGGTAAAGGGCATAATCATGGAACCCATCAATCTCAAATTCAGTATACTAAATCTCCAGGCCCAGAAACTCAATTACCCTTGAGGCCTCAAGCAAGTGCTAAACCAGTTTTCAAGCAAGAAACCATTTTGGGTAAGGCATTTGAGGATATTAAGGCACACTATACACTAGGTAAAGAATTGGGTAGAGGTCAATTTGGGGTTACATTTCTTTGTACTGAAATAGCAACTGGTCATCAATATGCTTGTAAGTCAATATCAAAGAAGAAACTTGTTACTAAATCTGATAAAGCTGATATGAGAAGAGAGATTCAGATTATGCAGCATTTAAGTGGACAGCCAAATATTGTTGCATTTAAAGGTGCTTATGAGGATAAGAATTCAGTGTGTCTTGTTATGGAGTTGTGTGCTGGTGGAGAGTTATTTGATAGGATCATAGCTAAGGGGCATTATACTGAAAGAGCTGCTGCATCAATGTGTAGAGCTATTGTTAATGTTGTACATGTTTGCCATTTTATGGGTGTTATGCATCGTGATCTTAAGCCTGAGAACTTTCTCTTGTCAGACAAGAGTGAAAATGCTGCTTTGAAGGCAACAGATTTTGGGCTGTCCATGTTCATTGAAGAAG GTAAGGTGTACAAGGATATAGTTGGGAGTGCTTACTATGTTGCCCCTGAAGTCTTACGGAAGAGTTATGGCAAGGAAATAGATGTTTGGAGTGCAGGTGTTATGTTGTATATACTACTCAGTGGTGTGCCTCCCTTTTGGGCAG AAACCGAGAGAGGTATATTTGATGCCATATTAAAAGAAGACATTGACTTTGAAAGTCAACCTTGGCCCTCTATCACAAGTAGTGCCAAGGACCTGGTCCGAAAGATGCTCAATAAAGACCCAAAGCAACGTATTTCTGCTGCTCAAGTTCTTG GTGGAGTAGCATCAGATAAACCATTAGATAATGCTGTCCTCTCAAGAATGAAGCAATTCAGAGCTATGAACAAACTCAAGAGACTTGCTTTAAAG GTCATTGCTGAGAATCTCTCAGCAGATGAAATTCAGGGGCTCAAATCAATGTTCCATAACATTGACACCGATAATAGTGGAACGATCACGTATGAAGAATTGAAGAGCGGATTGGCCAGACTTGGATCAAAGCTCACAGAGGCGGAAGTAAAGCAATTGATGGAAGCT GCTGATGTGGATGGAAATGGCTCGATCGACTATATTGAGTTCATCACTGCTACCATGCATAAACATAGActtgaaagagatgaaaatctATACAAAGCATTTCAGTATTTCGATAAAGATGGTAGCGG GTTCATCACAAGAGATGAACTCGAAACATCTATGGAAGAGCATGGAATAGGCGATCCAGCTAGTATAAGGGAGATAATATCTGAAGTAGACGCTGATAAT GATGGAAGAATCAACTATGAGGAATTTTGTACAATGATGAGAAGTGGAGCTAAACAACCAGGCAAGCTCTTCTAA